From the genome of Tsukamurella pulmonis:
CCGCGAGTTCTCGGTACGTCGGCGTACGGCCGAGGTCCTGTGCCGCCTCCGCTATCGCTGCGTTCATGCGCAGGTGGATCTCCTGCATGCGACGCGGGACCCGGGTGGCCCATCCCGTGTCACGGAAGTGCCTCCGCAGACCACCCAACATGGTGGGCACGGCGAAGGACAGGAAATCGGTCCCCTTGTCCGGATCGAAGCGATCGACCGCATTGACCAGGCCTACGCGGGCCACCTGAACGAGATCGTCGTAGGGCTCGCCGCGCCCGACGAATCGCCGGGCGAGATTCTCTGCGAGCGGAAGGCACCGGGTGATGACCTCGTCCCTGGCCGCGGCCGCGCGCTCGCCGCCGTCACGTCGCCCGGCCTGCAGGATCACCGCCACGTCGGCGTAGTCATCACTCGAGGGCCGCGGCTCCCGAGGTTGCGGCGGCACTACACGGCGCTCCGCGCGGACTGGAACGACACGCTTGTCCACCAACCGCCGTCCGGGGACCGGGTACGGCCGACCTCGAGCCCCTCGGTGAGCGTCGTCAGTACGCGCCAGCCGAAGCCGGATCGGTCCGGCGCACGATCGGTCCGGGTGTGCGTGGCGACCGTCGTGGTCAGCCCCTCCGCACCGGTGTCGACCCTGATCTCGACCCTCGCGTCCGGCAGCGCGTCCGCGATCAACTCGGTGCAGACCTGATCGATCGCCAACCCGAGGTCCGCCACCCGATCGATGTCGAGGTCGAGCATGATCGCCAGTGCTTCGGGGACCGCCCGTACCACCGGGAGGTACACGAGATCGGCAGGAACGCGCAGGTCGACAGGGTGAGTCGGGGTGGTGCGTGCCATGTGCGCCATGAGGCTCCGTTCATCGATGGGCGCCTTCCGTGCTAACACGCTCGCCCCTCCCGTGTACAGCCGCGCATCTCCCCGGTACCGGGGCGCCACCGCGGCACGGGCTCCCGCCCGCGGTGGTCCGCACCGACCATCAGTCATCACTCCTCGCGCGCTCGTTGGCGCGTTCGATCGCATCGATCAACTCCGACTTCCGCATCGTCGAGCGCCCACGGATCTCCAGCCGACGGGCGACGTCGACGAGATGCGCCTTCGTCGCGTTCACGTCGACGCCCTCGTGAGTCGGCTCGTCGCGACGCCTGCCGCGGCGCTCCGACGTGCCCCGCTTCCCACCCGGCTTGCGCTCCCAGCGATCGCCGACGCGCTCGTAGCCGCGCTTGAGCGCCGCGTACGCGACCCGGTGCGCTCGCTCCTCGTCGCCGTACTCGTCGAGCGCGGAATCGTGAGCCTTCGCGAACGTCCGCTGCGCCTTGGCACTCGAGCGTCGCAGGGTACCGGGCAGCTCGTCCGTCGTGGCGGTTCCCCGCTCCGTGGTCTTCGGCATCGCAGTCCTCCTTCTCGTCGTACCGATGCTCCACCGCATGTCGTACCCGGATTTCGTACCGGCAAACATGCGGCCCGGGTTTGCCCGGCGGCCCAGGCGGGTACGCCTGGGCCGAAGATCACCGTCGAAGGAGGAGAACGTGCGAAGCCAGACCATCCGGTACCCCGGCGACACCGCCGAGATGAAGGACCAACCACGCGACGAGATGCGCGATTACCGGGGCCGCGGGCTGCTCAAGGGCAAGAAGGCACTCATCACGGGCGGCGACTCGGGAATCGGGCGGGCGACGGCGATCGCCTACGCCAAGGAGGGCGCGGACGTGGCGATCGCCTACCTCGACGAAGGCGACGACGCCGCGCGCACCGTGGACCTGATCGAACGTGAGGGTCGGCGGTGCGTGCGGTACGCGGGTGACCTCGGTGACCCCGCCCACTGCCGCGAGGTGGTCGAACGCGCGCACTCCGAGCTCGGGGCGCTATCCATCATCGTCAACAACGTCGGTACGCAGCAGCCGGCGGGCGATCTCACCGAGATCACGACGGAGCAGTGGCGCCGGACCTTCGCGGTCAACATCGACAGCTTCTTCCACGTGACCCGCGCCGCACTCCCGCTCCTGGCGCGCGGCTCGTGCATCATCAACACCGCCTCCATCAACGGGCTACGGGGCAACCGCCACCTCATCGACTACTCCGCCACCAAGGGTGCGGTGCTGGCGTTCACGTACGCGATGGCGCAGTCGCTGGTGGACCGCGGAATCCGCGTCAACTGCGTCGCCCCCGGTCCGGTCTGGACACCCCTGATCCCGGCGACCTTCGATGAAGAGGCGGTCGCAGGTTTCGGCGAACAGGCCCCGTACGGCCGGGCCGCCGACCCCGACGAGATCGCTCCGTCGTACGTGTTCTTCGCCTCGAGCACCATGTCCTCGTACTACTCCGGCGAGACGCTCGCCCCGATCGGCGGCGAGACCCTTCCGGGCTGAGTCACCGGTTGCCGCGGTCGCGCGAGTCCCTCCCCGCCGCGAGGCGCCGCCGGTACTCGTCCGCGGCTTCGTCGAGCACGTCATCGGTCAGCCGACCGACGGGGAGGACCTCTCTGACCAGTGGTTCGTGATCAGGTCCGCGGGCGACACGGCGCCCCGTCAGCACCCAGGCGAACCGGTCCGCGACATCGAGTTCGCGATACGTACAGACCCGGCGCACGATCCACGTCCGAGCCGGCAGGCGCCACCACAGCTCGGGGGTCAGCGTGGCCACCGACAGCCCCGGGAGGACGTACTCGGCCTCGTAGTCCCGGCTCGGCCCGTGCCGCCGATCGGCCGCCGGCCCCTCGGAGTACCGGACGTAGAGCGTGGGACCGGTCCGTACCGTACGGACGAGTTCGGCCAGCGACCGAATCAGGGGCACGTCGTCGTCGCGACCGTGCCAGCGGAACAAGGGCGCGCTGCACTCGTCCGTCACTCGGCTGCACTCCATTGCTCCGCCCTCCGTTCCTCGACCCGTCACTCGACGGCGCTCGATGCGACCACCGTCCGTGCGACGGGGCACCCGCGATCGGCTACCCGGCGCAGGGAGATCCGAAACCCCAACGGCCCCCTGGTTTCCCGTGCGCGTCACCGTTCCGTACCGTCGGGGACGCCGGGCATCCACCCGGTCCGCACCGGTTCACGCGGGTGCACGGTCCGCCAGGACCCCGCCTGCAGCCACCGTCGCACGATCCGGGCGGTCCATCGGGGTGTCGCGTCCGTCCGTCCGTCCCCGACGGGGAGTAGCGACCACACCCAGTACCGGGCCTTCCAGGTGCGATCCCAGCGCCACTCCTCGAGTTCCGGGACCGCGAACGGGTTGTCGCCGAGGATCGGCGAGACGGCCGCACCCGAGGGAAGGGGCCGCCGCCGGGCCCGCGCGGGGCTGGTGCCCGCGCCCCGCACGCGGATCCGGTACGCCTGCCTGCGGACGCCGGCGCCGTGCGGGGCCAGCCAGTCGACGACGAACCAACTGCTGTCGAGATCACGGGTGCGCACCTGCACAGTCGCGGTGAGCGCGCCGGTGGTGTTGTCCAGGCGGGCAACGCGATCCACCACGACGTCTTCGCCGCGGTCCTCGCGCAGCATCGTCCCGACCACGTCGTACCAGGTCCCCGGACCGCGCGCGACGATCCGGAACTCCACGGAGTTCCACTGGTCGTCGCGGCCGACGCCGGTCGGACCGACACCGGGCACACGCTCGATCCGCCGCGCGCCGATGGTCAACCCGTGTCCGCCGGTGGTGTCCTTGGACAGGGCGAGCTGTTTCCACGCCACCGCGAGGGCGAACAGCGGGATGAGAATGAGGGGGATGTAGACGCCGGTGCTCATCACGGATCGCGCACGAGGGTCTTCCCGCTTCGCCACGCGGCGAGCAGCGCGTCGTCGAGCCGGTCCTCCACCAGGCGCCACGCCGCGATTCCCCACAGGACGTCGCGCTCCGCCCCAGGGTCGTCGGTGACCAGGCCGCCGACCACGTCGTGCCGCATAACGAGCTCGTGCACGGCGTCGGCCTCGACGTGCTCTCGGTAGAACCGCACTGCCGCGTCGGGCGCTCCGATCCGCTCGAGCGCAGCCACCATCCGCGCCGAACCCGGCGGGGAGGCGACTTCGGTCGCGGCGAAGTGTCCTATCGCCGCGCCCAGGCGCGCCCGACGCAGACCGAGGGCGGACATCAGTGTCACCGGCGCGATCGCCGCGGCGGGAACGCGATCGAGGTGCTCGAGGTAACCGGACGCCATCCCCATCGCGTCGAGCAGATCCGCGTACAGGCACTGGTGCACGTTCCTGCCGTGCCCTGCACCGTATTCGTCGAAGGCCACGGCGACGAAGGGCGCCTTGCACATCGGGCCGAGCCTGGGGATGGCCCAGGCGTGGGGATCCGCCTCCTTGAGGTGATAGATCGATCGCGCGGCGAAGTAGTCCCTGAACCGCGCCGCGTCCGCGGCCGCGCCGAGGCGTTCCACAGCACCTCCGGCGTACACGCTGTCGCGGGCGAGCGCGGCGAGCGCCCCGGAGGCGGTGGCGCCGTCCGTGATCGGTTCCACCTCACGCTCGACGGCCGTCAGCAGCGCATCCTCGAGAGCGACCCGCGCGGCGATGATCGCCGGATGCCACTCCAGCGCGGGATCCACTCCTCCCCACCCGCGGTAGTGCATCTCCTGGCAGACGAAGAGCGCCAACTGGGCGTCCTCACCCCAGACGTCCGTCGCACCCTCGTCCCGGATGTGACCCGCCATCTGCGGTCGCGGGTCCGGGGCCCCTGTTTCCAGAGCCCTGATCGCCCACTGGGACAGCGGGCCTCGCGGGACGGGCAAACGCGCCGCTCGCCCAGTGCGCACCGGCTCGGCGATCCGTGCCATGTTCCACCACCGTTCCTGTCGAGTCCGTCGCCCGTACCCGTTCGGGGCGAACCTCAAACCGGTGGCGTCGGGCCGCGTGCGGCGGAGACCGCGACCGGGGTTTGTCCGGACGCGGCACGGGGTAGACCGGACCGTCGGCCCGCTATGCGGCGAGAGCGGCGCGATCCGTGGCGCCGGCGGAAGGAGTGAGGATGACGAGCACTACTCGTACGGTGACACGGGTTCCCGGCAGGTCGGACGTGCCGCCCGGTGTCGCGGAACCGGAGCCGGAAGTCGCCACGACGGCGGCCTCGACGGCGATCACCGGCCCGCGCGTTTACACACCCCAGGAGGACACCATGCTCCTGCTGGGTGCACTCGATGACCTACCGCTGTGGGGTGCGCGTGTTCTCGATCTGTGCTCCGGTTCGGGCGTACTCGCTCTCGAAGCGGCGCGGCGCGGCGCGCACGTCACCGCAGTCGACTCGTCGCCCGCGGCCGTGGACGTGGCGCGGACGGCCGCCGCACGGGCCGGGCTCGCCGTCGACGTGCGGCTGGCGAGCGTGGCCGACTACTCGCCGGCCGAGGCGTTCGACGTGATCACCTGCAACCCGCCCTATGTACCGACCCCCAGCGGCAGTGAGGACCTTCCCGGTCCTGCACTGGGACCGGCCGACGCCTGGAACGCCGGCCCCGACGGCCGCGCGGTGCTCGATCTCGTCTGCGGGCACCTGGACGCACTGCTCGCGCCGACCGGCACGGCCCTGATCGTCCAATCCGTTCTCGCGGGATGCGAGGAGACGCTCACCAGGATGCGCGGGGCGGGATTCGCGTCGGACGTGGTCCGCCGCCGCACCATCCGGTTCGGTCCCGTCCTCCGCGCCCGTCGGGAACTGCTCGGGCTCGCGGGAGTGATCCCGACCGGGTGCGATCGGGAGGAGATCGTCGTGCTGCGTGCGCGGCGGAGCGGAGCGCTCAGGTGAGCCCGGTGCAGCCCGGCGGGGATCCGCCGACGGGGCACCGTCGACGCGTGCGCGTCGTCCCGGGCGGTCCCGTCCTGGTCGAGGGGCCCATCGAGGTCGTCGGCCCCGACGGTACCCCGACGACCTGCGATCGCTTCGTGGTCGCACTGTGCACATGTGGCGGCACGCGCATCCCGCCGTTGTGCGACAGCAGCCACCGGAGACGGCGTCCCCGACGGGACGGGTGACCCCGCGCTCCGGACGGGGCCACCCAGGGCCCGCCCGGGAGGCGCAACCGCGCCCCTCGGGGCGGGCGGTCGGGAGCTTGAGGAGCGCCCCGTCAGCGTGCCCGGCCGATCTCGCCGTCCTCGCCCTCGAGGTGAGCGCGAACCATCCAGTGAAGCTGCTCGAGCACCCGGCAGTGGCCGATCAGCATGTCCTGGGTGACGGGATCCCGTTCGGTACCGCCACCGATCGCCTCGCGCTGCGATTCGATGACACCGACGTAGACGGCGTCGAGCGCCCGCAGGTGGGACGAGGCATCGGCGCGGTCCAGCGGGTAGTCGTCCCACGTCCGTTGCGCGACGATCGCTCCCGGCGTCCCCCGCGGGGCGCCACCGAGCGCCGCGATCCGCTCAGCGGTCTCGTCGACTGCGCGCCGCACCTGTTCCGCGTGCTCATCGAGCATCGTGTGAATGCCGATGAAGTGCGGGCCGACGACGTTCCAATGCACATGTTTGAGGGTCAACGACAGATCGAGCAGGGCGGCGAGCCGGTAGCGCAGCACGCCGACGAGCTCGTCGGCATCGGCAGCCACCAGCCCCGGAACGCTGAACTCCACTGTGGCGGGCACGTTCTCATCAAAGGCGGTCATCGGTGTTTCCTTTCCGTCGTGGCGGCCGACGCGTGCCGGCCCGGACTGCGCGGCGCGGGCGCTCACCGGTAAGGCGGGTACTGCGCTCGCCCGAGCAGCGCCGCCAGATGCGCCGCGTTCCGCGCGGCGTTGGCGGTCGTCGCGGCGACCGCCTCCGGGACCGCGTCCAGATCCCGGTAGTCGCGGCCGCCCATCGCCTCGTCGTTCCAGTACGTCGAGCCCTGAGCGGGGATCGTGAAACCGAGGTCACCCATGGCGTCGAAGACGTCGGCGATGATCTTGTGGGCGCCGTCCTCGTTGCCGACGACCGCGCACATCGCGACCTTGCCCAGCAGGCTCGGACGCCCCTGCTCGTCGGTCTCCGACAGGTCCGCGTCGAGCCGCTCGAGTACCCGCTGCGTGACACTGGCCATGTGGCCCAGCCAGGTGGGGGTCGCGAGGAGGACGATGTCCGCCGCGCGGACCCGCTCGAGTACCGCCGGCCACTGGTCACCGTCGCCCATGTCGCGTTGCACCCCGGGCCGGATGTCGTAGTCCACGGCGCGTAGCAGGGAACCGGACACGTCGTGGCCGGCGAGTGCTTCGAGCACCTGCCGCGCGAGTAGCTCGCTGCTCGACGCCGCGGGCGAGGGCTTGAGGGTGCAGGTGATCGCGAGTGCTGAAGTCATGCGACCGGGGTAACCACCGGGGGCGGCGCGCAAACATCGTGCGCCGACATCGCGGGACCATGATCTTACTCACAAGTAAAGAAGAATGGTGATGTGAATCACGTGCGGCTGCAACGTCCCCGCGCGCCCGTCACGCCCGCGCGGGTGTTCGAGCCTCACGTACCGGGAGCACCGGCGGCGCGGCCCGCGCGTGACGCGATCAGCCAGGTCAAGGGGCGTTGCCCCGGCGCAGCGCGACCGAGCGGTGATCGGCCGCCACCGGGGCGCGCCGGCGGGGCGGACACACAGAGTCCTGATAGAGCGGCGACAGCTCCGTCGGTTGGCCCGTGTTTCGGCCCGCAACAAGCGTGTGACCAGGCGCGGCCAGGCGCTAATCTACCCCTGCTCCGAGGAGGCTCGGGGCACGGCGGCATCCGGATTCGGACGCCTCCGTGCGGCTAGCAGTTGTGAGGGCTCGTGTCGATCATTCAAACCGGCGTCGCCAAGGTCGCGCAGGGCGGCGTCTCCGCGCTCGGCCAGGTGGGCATGATCTTCCAGCTGTTCGCGAGCATCGTCCGCAACACCTTCCGGCGGCCGTTCCAGTTCCGCGAGTTCATCGAGCAGTCCTGGTTCATCGCCAGCGTCACCATCCTGCCCACAGCACTGGTGGCAGTTCCCTTCGGCGCGATCGTCTCGCTGCAGACCGGCTCACTGATCGGCCAGCTCGGCGCCGAGAGCTTCACCGGCGCCGCGAGCGTCCTCGCCGTCGTGCAGCAGGGCGCGCCCGTGGTCACAGCCCTCCTCGTCGCCGGCGCGGCGGGCAGCGCGGTGTGCGCCGATCTGGGTGCCCGTACCGTCCGCGAGGAGATCGCGGCGATGGAGGTGCTCGGCATCGACCCCGTGCATCGCCTCGTGGTCCCCCGCGTCCTCGGCATGATGCTGGTCAGCGCCTTCCTCAACGGCCTGGTCTCCGTGGTCGGCGTGGTCGGCGGCTACTTCTTCAACGTGGTGCTGCAGCACGGCACCCCGGGCGCGTACCTCGCCTCGTTCTCCGCGCTGGCCCAGCTGCCCGACCTCCTCGTCGGCGAGCTCAAGGCCCTCGTCTTCGGACTCATCGCCGGCGTCGTCGCCGCGTACAAGGGCCTCAACCCGGGCGGCGGCCCGAAGGGCGTCGGCGACGCCGTCAACCAGTCCGTGGTGATCACCTTCCTGCTGCTGTTCTTCGCGAACATCATCCTCACCGCGGTGTACCTGCAGATCGTCCCGGCGAAGGGCTCGTAGACCATGACGAACGTGACGCGCAGGGTCCGCCGGGCCGCCGAGGCCCCGCTCAAGGTGCTCGACGGTGCCGGCGAGCAAATGTCCTTCTACGCCCGGTCCATCGGCTTCATCCCGCAGTCGCTGCGCCGCTACCCCAAGGAGGTCGGGCGCGTCCTGGCCGAGGTGGCGTTCGGCAGCGGGGCGCTCGCCGTGATCGCCGGCACTGTGGGCGTGGTCCTCATGCTGTGCGGGTTCACCGGCGTCGTCGTCGGCCTGCAGGGCAACGCCGCGCTGCAGCAGCTCGGCGCCTCGGTGATGACGGGCTTCCTCTCCGCCTACGTCAACACCCGCGAGCTGACGCCGCTCGTCGCCGCGCTGGCGATGTCCGCCACGGTCGGCTGCGGGTTCACCGCGCAGCTCGGCGCCATGCGGATCTCCGAGGAGATCGACGCGCTGGAGGCCATGGCCATCCCGTCCATCGCCTTCCTCACCGCCACCCGCGTGATCGCCGGCTTCATCGCCGTGATCCCGCTCTACATCGTCGGCCTGCTCTCGTCCTACGTGATGACCCGGTTCGTCAACACCACGCTGCTGGGACAGTCGACGGGCACCTACGACCACTACTTCAACCTGTTCCTCTCCCCGGCCGACGTGCTGTGGTCCTTCGGCAAGGTGCTGGTCTTCGCGTTCGTGCTGGTGCTGGTGCACTGCTACTACGGCTACCACGCGTCGGGCGGCCCCGCGGGCGTCGGCGTGGCCGTGGGTCGCGCGGTGCGCACCTCCCTCGTCGCGATCGCGCTGCTCGACTTCTTCCTCAGCCTCGCCATCTGGGGCACCACGACGACCGTGAAGATCGCCTGATGCGCACGCTCCGCCGCCGCCTGCTGGGCCTGGCCTTCTTCGGGGTCTGCGCCCTGTTCCTGTTCGTCACGATCGGCAAGTACCAGCAGCGGTTCGAGACGTTCACCTGGGTCGAGCTGGAGACCGACACCGCCGGCGCCTCACTGCCCGTCAACTCCGAGGTCCGGGCGCGGGGCGTCGAGGTGGGGACGGTGCGCGACGTCTCGGTCCGCGACGGCCACGCGGTGATCCGCATGGGCCTGAAGCCCGAGCAGGCCCGGCAGCTCCCCGGCGACGTGACCGCCCGCATCCTGCCCAAGACGCTCTTCGGCCAGCGCTACGTGGCGCTGCAGGTGCCCGAAGGCCAGGGCGGCACCGGCACCCCCGCGGCGGGTGCGCTGCGCGACGGCGCCACGATCCGCACCGACACCTCCGGCAACGCCACCGAGCTCAATCAGCTCTTCGACAAGCTCCTGCCGCTGCTGCGCGCGGTGCCGCCCGAGGACCTCAACGCCACCCTCGGCGCACTCGCGAACGGCCTGTCCGGCAACGGGAAGAACCTGGACACGGCCTTCGAGCAGTTCACCACCATCTTCACCCGGGTCAACGCCGTGATGCCGGATCTGCAGTCCTCCCTGCGGTCCCTCGCGACCGTCACCGACACCTACGCGGACGCGCTGCCCGACCTCATCACCGCACTCGACACCTTCCGCACGACGAACACCACCGTCGTCTCGGGGAAGCAGGCCTTCCACGCCTTCTGGACGTCGGTGGCCGACGGTGCCGGGCGCACCGCCGGGCTGCTCGAGGCCAATCGCTCGGAGCTGGTCACCGTCGCGAACAAGTCCCACACCACACTGACCATCCTGGCCCGCTACTCCCCCGAGTTCGGCTGCACCTTCGAACGATTCGCGACCCTTCTGCCCGAGGCCAACCGGATCGTCGGCGAGGGCACGAACCAGCCGGGCGCCCGGATCTCGATGATCATCGCCAACTCGCGCGGCCGCTACCTGCCCAACCAGGACGAGCCGCGCTGGTTCGACGACCGCGGACCGGCCTGCTACAACGCGGCCAAGGGCAAGCCGACGCCGGGCTACAAGGGCGGACCCCACGCCGGCGGCTCGTACGCGCCGCCGCTGCGCAACGTCGGCCCGCAGGACGGCCGGTTCCAGCTGCCCGAGCCGGACGTCTCGGCACCGTCGGAGATGCCGACGGCCGCTGTCGCGGCGCAGAACTCGCGCGCCACGCGCACCGCCTTCGGCGCCGCCTCCGGGGTCGACGCCAACGACGTGCCCGAGTGGCTGACCGCCGCCTTCGTTCCCGCCCTCACCGGCAAGGAGGTGGAGATCCGATGAAGCCCATCACCGGTCCCCTGCTCAAGCTGATCGCCTTCGCCGTGATCACCGCCGCGGCGACGGGCGTCCTCGGCTCGTCGATCGCGCAGTCCGATCTGTCGTTCTCCCGGGCGTACCACGCGATCTTCT
Proteins encoded in this window:
- a CDS encoding SigB/SigF/SigG family RNA polymerase sigma factor, whose protein sequence is MAVILQAGRRDGGERAAAARDEVITRCLPLAENLARRFVGRGEPYDDLVQVARVGLVNAVDRFDPDKGTDFLSFAVPTMLGGLRRHFRDTGWATRVPRRMQEIHLRMNAAIAEAAQDLGRTPTYRELAERMEVGLDEVREAALAGNGYRARSIDQPVGGDDDRSAPAERIGENDPGFELVDEYASLRPAVERLDERERTVLALRFYRSMTQSEIAARLGISQMHVSRILGRALDRLRAHVAD
- a CDS encoding ATP-binding protein codes for the protein MARTTPTHPVDLRVPADLVYLPVVRAVPEALAIMLDLDIDRVADLGLAIDQVCTELIADALPDARVEIRVDTGAEGLTTTVATHTRTDRAPDRSGFGWRVLTTLTEGLEVGRTRSPDGGWWTSVSFQSARSAV
- a CDS encoding ChaB family protein yields the protein MPKTTERGTATTDELPGTLRRSSAKAQRTFAKAHDSALDEYGDEERAHRVAYAALKRGYERVGDRWERKPGGKRGTSERRGRRRDEPTHEGVDVNATKAHLVDVARRLEIRGRSTMRKSELIDAIERANERARSDD
- a CDS encoding SDR family oxidoreductase yields the protein MKDQPRDEMRDYRGRGLLKGKKALITGGDSGIGRATAIAYAKEGADVAIAYLDEGDDAARTVDLIEREGRRCVRYAGDLGDPAHCREVVERAHSELGALSIIVNNVGTQQPAGDLTEITTEQWRRTFAVNIDSFFHVTRAALPLLARGSCIINTASINGLRGNRHLIDYSATKGAVLAFTYAMAQSLVDRGIRVNCVAPGPVWTPLIPATFDEEAVAGFGEQAPYGRAADPDEIAPSYVFFASSTMSSYYSGETLAPIGGETLPG
- a CDS encoding DUF6098 family protein — encoded protein: MECSRVTDECSAPLFRWHGRDDDVPLIRSLAELVRTVRTGPTLYVRYSEGPAADRRHGPSRDYEAEYVLPGLSVATLTPELWWRLPARTWIVRRVCTYRELDVADRFAWVLTGRRVARGPDHEPLVREVLPVGRLTDDVLDEAADEYRRRLAAGRDSRDRGNR
- a CDS encoding iron-containing redox enzyme family protein; protein product: MARIAEPVRTGRAARLPVPRGPLSQWAIRALETGAPDPRPQMAGHIRDEGATDVWGEDAQLALFVCQEMHYRGWGGVDPALEWHPAIIAARVALEDALLTAVEREVEPITDGATASGALAALARDSVYAGGAVERLGAAADAARFRDYFAARSIYHLKEADPHAWAIPRLGPMCKAPFVAVAFDEYGAGHGRNVHQCLYADLLDAMGMASGYLEHLDRVPAAAIAPVTLMSALGLRRARLGAAIGHFAATEVASPPGSARMVAALERIGAPDAAVRFYREHVEADAVHELVMRHDVVGGLVTDDPGAERDVLWGIAAWRLVEDRLDDALLAAWRSGKTLVRDP
- a CDS encoding HemK2/MTQ2 family protein methyltransferase; protein product: MTSTTRTVTRVPGRSDVPPGVAEPEPEVATTAASTAITGPRVYTPQEDTMLLLGALDDLPLWGARVLDLCSGSGVLALEAARRGAHVTAVDSSPAAVDVARTAAARAGLAVDVRLASVADYSPAEAFDVITCNPPYVPTPSGSEDLPGPALGPADAWNAGPDGRAVLDLVCGHLDALLAPTGTALIVQSVLAGCEETLTRMRGAGFASDVVRRRTIRFGPVLRARRELLGLAGVIPTGCDREEIVVLRARRSGALR
- a CDS encoding CDGSH iron-sulfur domain-containing protein codes for the protein MRVVPGGPVLVEGPIEVVGPDGTPTTCDRFVVALCTCGGTRIPPLCDSSHRRRRPRRDG
- a CDS encoding DNA starvation/stationary phase protection protein; amino-acid sequence: MSARAAQSGPARVGRHDGKETPMTAFDENVPATVEFSVPGLVAADADELVGVLRYRLAALLDLSLTLKHVHWNVVGPHFIGIHTMLDEHAEQVRRAVDETAERIAALGGAPRGTPGAIVAQRTWDDYPLDRADASSHLRALDAVYVGVIESQREAIGGGTERDPVTQDMLIGHCRVLEQLHWMVRAHLEGEDGEIGRAR
- a CDS encoding flavodoxin family protein; translation: MTSALAITCTLKPSPAASSSELLARQVLEALAGHDVSGSLLRAVDYDIRPGVQRDMGDGDQWPAVLERVRAADIVLLATPTWLGHMASVTQRVLERLDADLSETDEQGRPSLLGKVAMCAVVGNEDGAHKIIADVFDAMGDLGFTIPAQGSTYWNDEAMGGRDYRDLDAVPEAVAATTANAARNAAHLAALLGRAQYPPYR
- a CDS encoding MlaE family ABC transporter permease, with translation MIFQLFASIVRNTFRRPFQFREFIEQSWFIASVTILPTALVAVPFGAIVSLQTGSLIGQLGAESFTGAASVLAVVQQGAPVVTALLVAGAAGSAVCADLGARTVREEIAAMEVLGIDPVHRLVVPRVLGMMLVSAFLNGLVSVVGVVGGYFFNVVLQHGTPGAYLASFSALAQLPDLLVGELKALVFGLIAGVVAAYKGLNPGGGPKGVGDAVNQSVVITFLLLFFANIILTAVYLQIVPAKGS
- a CDS encoding ABC transporter permease, with translation MSFYARSIGFIPQSLRRYPKEVGRVLAEVAFGSGALAVIAGTVGVVLMLCGFTGVVVGLQGNAALQQLGASVMTGFLSAYVNTRELTPLVAALAMSATVGCGFTAQLGAMRISEEIDALEAMAIPSIAFLTATRVIAGFIAVIPLYIVGLLSSYVMTRFVNTTLLGQSTGTYDHYFNLFLSPADVLWSFGKVLVFAFVLVLVHCYYGYHASGGPAGVGVAVGRAVRTSLVAIALLDFFLSLAIWGTTTTVKIA
- a CDS encoding MCE family protein gives rise to the protein MRTLRRRLLGLAFFGVCALFLFVTIGKYQQRFETFTWVELETDTAGASLPVNSEVRARGVEVGTVRDVSVRDGHAVIRMGLKPEQARQLPGDVTARILPKTLFGQRYVALQVPEGQGGTGTPAAGALRDGATIRTDTSGNATELNQLFDKLLPLLRAVPPEDLNATLGALANGLSGNGKNLDTAFEQFTTIFTRVNAVMPDLQSSLRSLATVTDTYADALPDLITALDTFRTTNTTVVSGKQAFHAFWTSVADGAGRTAGLLEANRSELVTVANKSHTTLTILARYSPEFGCTFERFATLLPEANRIVGEGTNQPGARISMIIANSRGRYLPNQDEPRWFDDRGPACYNAAKGKPTPGYKGGPHAGGSYAPPLRNVGPQDGRFQLPEPDVSAPSEMPTAAVAAQNSRATRTAFGAASGVDANDVPEWLTAAFVPALTGKEVEIR